In one Legionella clemsonensis genomic region, the following are encoded:
- a CDS encoding group I truncated hemoglobin: protein MSESLFARLGGQNAINTAVDIFYRKMLTDDRVSHFFADVDMEQQILKQKGFLTMVFGGPNHYSGKDMREGHRHLIKRGLNDTHVDMVIEHLGATLQELGANEKDIQEVAAIANSVRDDVLDR from the coding sequence ATGTCTGAATCTTTATTTGCGCGCTTAGGTGGTCAAAACGCCATCAACACTGCGGTTGATATCTTTTATCGCAAAATGTTAACCGATGATAGAGTCAGTCATTTTTTTGCTGATGTGGATATGGAACAACAAATCCTCAAACAAAAGGGCTTCTTAACCATGGTTTTTGGTGGTCCTAATCATTATAGCGGAAAAGACATGCGCGAAGGTCATCGCCATTTAATCAAGCGCGGTTTGAATGATACCCATGTGGATATGGTCATTGAACATCTGGGCGCAACATTGCAAGAATTGGGCGCAAATGAAAAAGATATTCAGGAAGTCGCTGCTATTGCTAACAGCGTGCGTGATGATGTGTTAGACAGGTGA
- a CDS encoding ABC transporter ATP-binding protein translates to MSIINVFIINIRKQKLGFLLLLISSLFGALQQCLTPWLIKFILNNFQSKNYNHIPLHSFLSVFLTIYLISELIIRSQGILIAKVIPGFKENVKNFFLQRILNKDYGYFMDNLPGTIVQKLQDFTSSSERVLQIIIFNFFTIIVSFVLISILLFFITPFYTFLITAWFVIHIFSTYLRFNQSIKHIKNHHSIHSNISGNLNELLSKIITVKVFNGEAFELGKIKKSFYLEKKSLQKAQIYFEKIKIFQSILSILLIFILVSHQLNGLSRGKFQAGDFIFVIFITYNLINYVWFSSFQLTIFIREIGIIKNSFSILIQGNQDPHYTVQHQSHTELISSSPILEIKNLCFSIKDYKNIINDLSLKINFNQKVLLKGNSGAGKSTLVKLLTGLHTNYSGNIYIAGINIKTIPREELKKLIVLIEQNHLLFNRTIRENICYNNPNYTEEQLFTALNLACCHNFINTLPNGIDTKIGEEGILLSGGQTQRIAIARAILAQPKILILDESTSGLEKKLELQVISNLMTIKKQTLLVISHSSEIQTLMNKHILMPDRKPSYFPLIEETIC, encoded by the coding sequence ATGTCAATAATTAATGTTTTTATAATTAATATACGCAAACAAAAACTTGGTTTTTTATTGTTGCTTATCTCTTCATTATTTGGTGCGCTTCAACAATGTCTTACTCCTTGGCTAATTAAATTTATCTTAAATAACTTTCAATCTAAAAATTATAATCACATTCCACTACATTCATTTTTATCAGTTTTTCTCACTATCTACTTAATATCGGAACTCATTATAAGGAGCCAGGGGATACTTATCGCTAAAGTTATTCCTGGTTTCAAAGAGAATGTAAAAAACTTCTTCCTTCAAAGGATCCTAAATAAAGATTATGGGTATTTCATGGACAATCTTCCTGGAACAATAGTACAAAAATTACAAGACTTTACCTCTTCGTCCGAGAGAGTATTACAAATTATTATTTTTAATTTTTTCACAATCATAGTTAGCTTTGTTTTAATATCAATTTTATTATTTTTTATAACACCATTTTATACTTTTCTTATAACTGCATGGTTTGTTATTCATATTTTTTCAACCTACCTTAGATTCAATCAGTCCATAAAGCATATAAAAAATCACCATTCAATACACTCTAATATATCTGGTAATTTAAATGAGTTACTTTCAAAAATTATTACGGTCAAAGTATTCAATGGAGAGGCATTTGAGCTAGGAAAAATAAAAAAAAGCTTTTATTTAGAAAAAAAATCCTTACAGAAAGCACAAATATATTTTGAAAAAATCAAAATATTTCAAAGCATTCTTTCCATTCTCCTAATATTTATTTTGGTTTCGCACCAGTTAAATGGACTATCAAGGGGAAAATTCCAAGCTGGTGACTTTATATTTGTTATCTTTATTACATATAACTTAATTAATTATGTATGGTTCAGTTCATTTCAACTTACAATATTTATTAGAGAAATTGGCATTATAAAAAATTCTTTTTCTATTTTGATACAAGGCAACCAGGACCCTCATTACACTGTACAACATCAATCACACACCGAATTAATAAGTAGCTCACCAATTCTTGAAATAAAAAATTTATGTTTTTCAATTAAAGATTATAAAAACATAATTAATGATTTATCACTAAAAATAAATTTCAATCAAAAAGTTCTTTTAAAAGGAAATTCTGGAGCCGGTAAATCAACATTGGTAAAATTATTAACTGGCTTACATACAAACTATTCTGGCAATATCTATATTGCTGGGATTAATATTAAAACCATACCAAGAGAAGAATTGAAAAAGCTAATCGTTCTAATTGAGCAAAATCATTTGCTCTTTAATAGAACCATTCGAGAAAACATATGTTATAACAATCCTAATTATACAGAAGAGCAATTATTCACCGCACTTAATCTGGCATGTTGTCATAATTTTATCAACACACTGCCTAATGGAATTGACACCAAAATAGGTGAAGAAGGTATATTGCTCTCTGGAGGACAGACACAAAGAATTGCGATTGCAAGAGCAATACTAGCTCAACCAAAAATTTTGATACTTGATGAATCGACTTCTGGTTTGGAAAAAAAATTAGAATTACAAGTGATCAGTAACTTAATGACTATAAAAAAACAGACATTATTAGTTATTAGTCATTCTAGTGAGATCCAAACACTAATGAATAAGCATATTTTAATGCCCGACAGAAAACCATCTTATTTTCCCTTAATTGAAGAGACAATATGCTAG
- a CDS encoding ABC transporter ATP-binding protein, with product MNSNIRLTNVCKGYGHHQLLNQITYQFAKHIYHIIGSNGVGKSTLLRLLVGLERPDTGTVTLNETLAVSEQNVMAKNIHYVPDDLEVYPFLTGQEFINWIAQARTTDSHEIETIITKFQLNKHLNTTISAMSFGTKKKFILATALIGNPNFIILDEPLNGLDLNSQLVLLKILEEKSKQCGLILTCHEEDKVSLLRPLILQLVNKQLNELKLQENSIV from the coding sequence TTGAACAGTAATATACGCTTAACGAATGTCTGTAAAGGTTACGGACATCATCAATTGTTGAACCAAATTACTTATCAATTTGCGAAGCATATTTATCATATCATTGGTAGTAATGGGGTAGGCAAATCAACTCTCTTGCGGCTTTTAGTCGGCTTAGAACGTCCTGATACCGGCACAGTGACCCTTAATGAGACCTTGGCAGTAAGTGAGCAAAATGTAATGGCTAAAAATATCCATTATGTACCAGATGACTTGGAAGTATATCCTTTTTTAACGGGTCAAGAGTTTATTAATTGGATTGCTCAAGCCAGGACCACCGATAGCCATGAGATAGAAACTATAATTACCAAATTCCAATTAAACAAACACTTAAATACAACAATTTCAGCCATGTCTTTTGGCACTAAAAAGAAATTTATCTTAGCTACAGCGTTAATTGGAAATCCTAATTTTATCATTTTAGATGAACCATTGAATGGCTTAGATCTAAACTCCCAATTGGTTCTGTTAAAAATTCTGGAAGAGAAATCAAAACAGTGCGGCCTTATTCTGACTTGTCATGAAGAGGATAAAGTGTCGCTACTGCGTCCACTTATATTGCAATTGGTCAATAAACAATTAAATGAATTAAAGCTTCAGGAAAATAGCATTGTATGA
- a CDS encoding DUF3330 domain-containing protein, whose product MELFEAIKRRRAVRQFSDKPLNEETIEKILQAGQYAPSPLNSQSWHFTLIRNRDTLKTLSKKAQHASFLSQAQLLIIVTVDTGVDIDKWLKQHNQHLYSGAAAMQNMWLAASALDIGCCWVTLDEASTKEQIEIPKEHTIIGGLALGHNKEPLKAHMEEDRKTLPLLTSFEKFNLQENCETESCYTCLKLVPKSAANSFEGEDYVRYFCGNECYAEWKKQTRKWLDEDKNC is encoded by the coding sequence ATGGAACTGTTTGAAGCAATAAAACGAAGACGGGCGGTACGTCAATTTTCTGATAAGCCTCTGAATGAGGAAACCATTGAAAAAATACTGCAAGCCGGTCAATACGCACCCAGCCCTTTAAATTCACAATCCTGGCATTTCACGCTGATTCGCAACAGAGACACCCTGAAAACATTATCTAAGAAAGCACAGCATGCTTCATTTCTCTCTCAAGCCCAGCTGTTAATTATCGTGACCGTTGATACAGGCGTAGATATTGATAAGTGGTTAAAACAGCATAATCAGCACCTATACAGCGGTGCAGCCGCCATGCAGAATATGTGGCTGGCGGCGTCCGCCCTTGATATTGGTTGCTGCTGGGTTACCTTGGATGAGGCTTCTACCAAAGAGCAAATAGAAATCCCTAAAGAACATACCATTATTGGTGGCTTGGCTTTGGGACACAATAAAGAACCACTCAAAGCCCATATGGAAGAAGATAGAAAAACCTTGCCCTTATTAACTTCGTTTGAAAAATTTAATCTCCAGGAAAACTGCGAAACAGAAAGCTGTTATACCTGCCTTAAACTGGTTCCAAAATCAGCCGCTAATTCGTTTGAAGGGGAAGATTATGTCCGGTATTTTTGCGGCAATGAGTGCTATGCTGAATGGAAAAAACAAACCCGAAAATGGCTTGATGAAGATAAAAATTGCTGA
- a CDS encoding antirestriction protein ArdA, which yields MDTPSIYVACLASYNNAILHGIWIDATQSEDDLMKEIWEMLDNSPEPNAEEYAIHDYEGFGSIKIHEYESISNIVEYASFIQEHGELGLALLCDYSVDDAQTMLEDHYQGSYDSEVDFARQLFDDCYAHQMPNGLICYFDFEAFARDLFINDYCSVEYDRQTHVFLNY from the coding sequence ATGGACACCCCTTCAATCTATGTCGCCTGTTTAGCCTCTTACAATAACGCCATTCTACATGGTATCTGGATAGATGCTACACAAAGCGAAGATGACCTCATGAAAGAAATATGGGAAATGCTGGATAACAGCCCTGAACCCAATGCTGAAGAATACGCCATACACGATTATGAAGGATTCGGCAGCATCAAAATTCATGAGTATGAGTCAATAAGTAACATTGTGGAATATGCTTCATTTATTCAAGAACACGGAGAGCTAGGCTTAGCCCTTCTCTGTGATTATTCGGTAGATGATGCCCAAACCATGTTGGAAGACCATTACCAGGGTAGTTATGATTCAGAGGTTGATTTTGCCAGGCAGTTATTTGATGATTGTTATGCCCATCAAATGCCGAATGGTTTGATCTGCTACTTTGATTTTGAGGCCTTTGCCCGGGATCTTTTTATCAATGATTACTGTTCGGTTGAGTATGATAGACAGACTCATGTCTTTTTAAATTATTAA
- a CDS encoding cytochrome P450, whose product MDETTRNDWDPRDESVLQNQRSAYDKMREKCPVAHSDFMGWSLFHHQDITTVLSDPETFSNQSQFLAIPNGMDPPIHEQYRKALAPNFSKKQMASLEPQARKIARDLIDSIPFDEKTELMRSFVTPFAFKTLCAFLGWPEQQWEFLSGWADGNQQTAFNRDQTAGKALATLFSECVKTNLNKPRASFEFENNATDALLKTEVDGAKLDDEQIVSILRNWTAGHGTVAAGLSILLFHLAKDFSLQDRLRNDHKLIPQSIEEILRVDGPLVANRRVTTREVKIAERTIPQGENLSLMWIAANRDPYVFDEPNTTKLERDMKHSLVWGQGIHLCLGAPLARLEIRVVLEELLSQKKYFALAGENQKRANYPGNGFSALFLSDEHCVT is encoded by the coding sequence ATGGATGAAACGACGCGCAATGACTGGGACCCGCGAGATGAATCGGTCTTGCAAAATCAACGATCAGCCTATGATAAAATGCGGGAGAAGTGTCCAGTGGCGCATAGCGATTTTATGGGCTGGTCGCTATTTCACCATCAAGATATTACAACTGTTTTATCCGATCCAGAAACCTTTAGTAATCAATCTCAATTTTTAGCGATTCCTAACGGAATGGATCCTCCGATTCACGAACAATACCGCAAAGCCTTAGCTCCCAACTTTAGCAAAAAACAAATGGCAAGCCTTGAGCCCCAAGCCCGCAAAATTGCCAGAGACCTTATTGATTCTATACCTTTTGATGAAAAAACAGAACTCATGCGCTCTTTTGTTACCCCATTTGCATTCAAAACCTTGTGTGCTTTTCTGGGTTGGCCCGAGCAGCAATGGGAATTTTTAAGTGGCTGGGCGGATGGCAATCAACAAACTGCTTTTAATAGAGATCAAACTGCTGGAAAAGCACTGGCCACACTTTTTTCAGAATGCGTCAAGACTAATTTAAATAAACCCCGAGCTTCATTCGAGTTTGAAAATAACGCAACCGATGCGCTACTTAAGACCGAGGTGGATGGTGCGAAATTAGATGATGAACAAATCGTAAGTATCTTACGCAATTGGACAGCCGGGCACGGTACCGTTGCTGCTGGATTAAGTATTCTACTATTCCATCTTGCTAAAGATTTCAGTCTGCAAGATAGGCTTAGAAACGATCATAAGCTCATTCCTCAGTCAATCGAAGAAATTTTGCGCGTTGATGGCCCGCTTGTCGCCAATCGCCGTGTTACAACACGTGAAGTTAAAATCGCTGAAAGAACCATTCCACAAGGTGAGAACCTATCGTTGATGTGGATAGCGGCTAATCGGGACCCATATGTCTTCGATGAGCCAAACACCACTAAGCTTGAGCGGGACATGAAACATAGTTTAGTTTGGGGACAAGGGATTCATCTTTGCTTAGGAGCACCTCTTGCCAGATTAGAGATACGCGTGGTACTCGAGGAATTGCTATCGCAGAAAAAATATTTTGCGCTGGCTGGCGAAAATCAAAAACGCGCAAATTACCCCGGTAACGGTTTTTCTGCACTTTTTCTGAGTGATGAGCATTGTGTTACTTAG
- a CDS encoding nucleotidyl transferase AbiEii/AbiGii toxin family protein produces the protein MSRRIVDANQTPRDSDKHLVRHLYDLYQLKQQNCLSDNYYIVLDRVLEKEQEMFGTGNFDRMRTKVTSALHHLRTDKKWEEHWQFFLEQMVYQSEKPSFEQAVIAVEELNCI, from the coding sequence TTGTCACGCCGGATCGTAGATGCTAATCAAACCCCGCGAGATTCAGATAAACACTTAGTTCGGCATTTATATGATCTTTATCAGCTGAAGCAGCAAAACTGTCTTTCTGATAATTATTATATTGTCCTTGATCGCGTGCTGGAAAAAGAGCAGGAAATGTTTGGTACGGGGAATTTTGATCGCATGCGCACAAAAGTGACATCAGCGTTGCATCACCTTCGTACTGATAAAAAGTGGGAAGAGCATTGGCAATTTTTCCTTGAGCAAATGGTTTATCAATCAGAAAAACCTAGTTTTGAGCAGGCTGTTATTGCTGTAGAAGAACTTAATTGTATATAG
- a CDS encoding GNAT family N-acetyltransferase, with the protein MFTSNILIRKAFPEDATKWAKMLWQLDSEVIYSVFEPGERSAQISKYEEKIIDTQKHSKSAIFLAFDRKLKEEPIVGFLCLDAFKNKRKCHIATVGIGILKSHYSKGIANQLGTKVIEHAKKNQLTRIEAHIAACNQKSIQLAEKFGFVIEGRKRKAIKLLDDYQDEFLMALDVEVYNK; encoded by the coding sequence ATGTTTACCTCTAATATTTTGATTAGAAAGGCATTTCCTGAAGATGCAACAAAATGGGCCAAGATGTTATGGCAACTTGATAGTGAAGTTATTTACTCAGTGTTTGAGCCAGGTGAAAGATCTGCACAGATAAGTAAGTACGAAGAAAAAATTATCGACACTCAAAAACATAGTAAATCAGCTATATTTCTTGCTTTTGATAGAAAACTCAAAGAAGAGCCTATTGTAGGTTTCTTATGCTTAGATGCATTTAAAAATAAAAGAAAATGTCATATTGCTACAGTTGGAATTGGTATCCTTAAATCTCATTATTCTAAAGGGATTGCAAACCAATTAGGTACTAAGGTGATAGAGCATGCAAAAAAAAATCAGCTAACCAGAATAGAAGCCCATATAGCAGCCTGCAATCAAAAGTCTATACAGCTAGCAGAAAAATTCGGTTTTGTAATTGAAGGAAGGAAGAGAAAAGCCATTAAGCTTTTGGATGATTACCAAGATGAATTTTTAATGGCTCTTGATGTAGAGGTTTATAATAAATGA
- a CDS encoding phytanoyl-CoA dioxygenase family protein produces MLDYQTNGFYLAKNYFDTSELEQLIAGANYLKEIPEIINGPLKYFEKSQINASIILNRVEKFCEYLPLIDGIIRGDKLLNSLKEITGKQYTLFKEKINFKLSGGGGFKPHQDGAAFKSFVDDELITLIIPIHNTSKSNGCFQISNKNFKKKLLPHREGKIASEGYEEDVIENWQNVLLSPGDAFFFSSFLAHQSFNNLSTSDRSCFFITYSPAEYGDLRTQYFIYKRENFPPRIERNENKDYENWRQKLSREIF; encoded by the coding sequence ATGTTAGATTATCAAACCAATGGATTCTACCTTGCAAAAAATTATTTTGATACTTCAGAATTAGAACAACTTATAGCCGGAGCCAATTACCTTAAAGAAATTCCAGAAATTATTAATGGACCTTTAAAATATTTTGAAAAAAGTCAAATTAATGCTTCTATTATATTAAACCGGGTGGAAAAATTCTGTGAATATCTGCCATTAATAGATGGAATCATAAGAGGAGATAAGCTACTTAATTCTTTAAAGGAAATTACGGGTAAACAATATACTCTATTCAAAGAAAAGATTAATTTCAAATTATCTGGTGGCGGGGGCTTTAAACCTCATCAAGATGGTGCAGCCTTTAAAAGCTTCGTTGATGATGAGCTAATTACTCTTATAATTCCAATTCATAATACTAGTAAAAGCAATGGTTGCTTTCAAATTTCAAATAAAAATTTTAAAAAAAAACTGCTTCCTCACAGGGAGGGAAAAATAGCATCTGAAGGATATGAGGAGGATGTAATAGAGAACTGGCAAAATGTATTATTATCTCCAGGTGATGCGTTTTTCTTTTCTTCATTCTTAGCACACCAGTCGTTTAATAATTTATCCACATCAGATAGAAGCTGCTTTTTTATTACTTATTCACCTGCAGAGTATGGAGACTTAAGAACACAATACTTTATTTATAAACGGGAAAACTTCCCTCCAAGAATTGAACGAAACGAAAACAAAGATTATGAAAACTGGCGACAAAAATTATCCAGAGAGATTTTTTAA
- a CDS encoding FAD-binding oxidoreductase, producing the protein MAELHYNQLILESMEDESVLDCLLRHDVDYPNSCHSGVCQACLIKTTDTAIEPKWQEGLPETLKSQGYFLACQAKPKNTLHLKNPDAAECEQQAMITELFSLTSNVIRVKLLAEHLENWIPGQYLNLLNPEGISRSYSIANMPEKEGYIELHIKLKKDGAMSQWLRKKAAVDTMVHIRGPFGKCYYLNPGQSSFDIILAGTGTGLAPLLGIAKAALSKQHQGKITLIHGGCQDDDIYYAEEMETLASFYQNFQYVPCVLKSNGCYQESDIAQRLLMHLNNTDNVQVYVCGPKETTNKLKTKAFLAGVPSSKIYSDAFL; encoded by the coding sequence ATGGCTGAACTGCATTACAACCAACTAATCTTAGAATCAATGGAAGATGAGTCTGTGCTTGACTGCCTGTTACGACATGATGTTGATTATCCTAACTCGTGTCATTCCGGAGTTTGTCAGGCTTGTTTGATAAAAACTACCGATACCGCAATAGAACCAAAATGGCAGGAAGGTTTGCCTGAGACCTTAAAATCCCAAGGTTATTTTCTTGCCTGTCAAGCCAAACCAAAAAATACCCTTCATCTCAAAAATCCAGATGCCGCTGAATGTGAGCAACAGGCTATGATTACAGAACTATTTTCTCTCACTTCCAATGTCATTCGAGTAAAACTTTTAGCAGAGCATTTGGAAAACTGGATACCAGGGCAATATCTGAATCTATTAAATCCTGAAGGGATATCACGAAGTTATTCCATCGCCAATATGCCAGAAAAAGAAGGCTATATTGAACTGCATATCAAGCTTAAAAAAGATGGGGCAATGAGCCAATGGCTTCGCAAAAAGGCAGCCGTTGACACGATGGTTCATATCAGAGGACCTTTTGGTAAATGTTATTATCTAAATCCAGGCCAATCCTCTTTTGACATCATTTTAGCGGGAACCGGTACTGGATTAGCGCCTTTATTAGGCATCGCCAAAGCGGCATTAAGCAAACAACATCAAGGCAAAATTACCTTAATCCATGGGGGTTGTCAGGACGATGACATCTATTACGCTGAGGAAATGGAAACCCTGGCGTCATTTTATCAGAATTTCCAATACGTACCCTGCGTATTAAAGAGTAATGGATGTTACCAGGAATCGGATATTGCACAACGATTATTGATGCATTTAAATAATACCGATAACGTTCAAGTTTATGTATGTGGGCCGAAAGAAACGACCAATAAACTAAAAACAAAAGCCTTTCTGGCTGGCGTTCCCTCATCTAAAATTTACAGCGATGCGTTTTTGTAA
- a CDS encoding 4-fold beta flower protein has protein sequence MTYLWTWSGRYFGYRQDNQLWTSSGIHVGRIYDDEVYDHKGHYLGEILHGRLIRNPQKRYFRKYPSVCYGRKAAIAKYADYAGYAMYSGWEDFPAIH, from the coding sequence ATGACATATTTATGGACATGGAGTGGTCGATATTTTGGCTATCGACAAGACAATCAATTATGGACTTCATCAGGTATTCATGTTGGTAGGATATATGATGATGAGGTGTATGATCATAAAGGGCATTATCTGGGAGAAATTCTCCACGGACGTTTAATAAGGAATCCACAAAAAAGATATTTTCGTAAATATCCTTCAGTTTGTTATGGCCGAAAGGCAGCCATAGCTAAGTATGCGGATTATGCCGGTTATGCTATGTATTCTGGATGGGAAGACTTCCCTGCGATACATTAG
- a CDS encoding single-stranded DNA-binding protein — MTASLNRVQLIGNLGADPKSIAGKDGQSFVTATLATNESFKQNDEWQTRVEWHQLVLFGKLTKVAEYLKKGTQVYLEGKLHSNQWTDNEGKARQALSIVVSHIQLLSPPKSADESNNKTAEQHMAQMREMIQPDSEEIPF; from the coding sequence ATGACAGCATCTTTAAATCGCGTTCAATTAATCGGTAATCTCGGTGCTGATCCTAAAAGCATCGCCGGAAAAGACGGACAATCTTTTGTCACCGCCACTTTGGCTACTAATGAATCATTCAAGCAGAATGATGAATGGCAAACCAGAGTGGAATGGCATCAGTTGGTGCTTTTTGGCAAGCTGACTAAAGTTGCTGAATATTTAAAGAAAGGGACGCAAGTATACCTTGAAGGCAAACTTCATTCTAATCAATGGACTGACAACGAAGGCAAAGCACGTCAAGCCTTAAGCATTGTTGTTAGCCACATTCAGCTTCTCAGCCCACCCAAATCAGCTGACGAATCCAACAACAAAACCGCAGAACAGCACATGGCTCAGATGCGTGAAATGATACAACCGGATTCAGAAGAAATTCCGTTTTAA
- a CDS encoding TauD/TfdA family dioxygenase gives MLCDLKEIQKYINTKEYCLHPGMNSEYYFHPEEDFLNTELLRQFVDNNGFAIVQLNNKSLRSLLKTLAFYLGPPMKDSGVYKKYIAKVQAAKNGKFYVNSNMSQPLHTDEGYTNIFPRYASLYCLQQSNQGGISTIVPVETLLNALYNKFGNQVAKLFQADALSITTKAGTSNKQILFTLDNGSIGMSYSPFVLNWRATAPISDMIIFINEFIHDPSNQHRIALQKDQLLVMDNCRIFHGRTEFNSQDNRLLLRFWNKRIAV, from the coding sequence ATGCTGTGTGATCTTAAAGAAATCCAAAAATATATAAATACTAAAGAATACTGCTTACATCCGGGTATGAATAGTGAGTACTATTTTCACCCAGAAGAGGATTTTTTAAATACTGAGCTACTCCGGCAATTTGTAGATAATAACGGATTTGCAATAGTACAATTAAATAATAAGTCATTGCGATCACTTCTAAAAACACTTGCATTTTACTTAGGACCTCCGATGAAAGATTCCGGAGTCTATAAAAAATATATAGCAAAAGTTCAAGCAGCTAAGAATGGTAAATTCTATGTCAATTCTAATATGTCTCAGCCGTTACATACTGATGAAGGGTATACGAACATATTTCCACGCTATGCTTCTTTGTATTGTTTGCAACAATCCAATCAAGGAGGAATAAGTACAATTGTGCCCGTAGAAACATTGCTGAACGCTTTATATAATAAATTTGGGAATCAGGTCGCAAAACTATTCCAAGCGGATGCATTAAGCATAACAACAAAGGCCGGCACCTCGAACAAACAAATTCTTTTCACTTTAGATAATGGCTCAATCGGAATGTCGTATTCACCTTTTGTACTGAATTGGAGAGCTACAGCACCTATTTCTGACATGATTATATTTATTAATGAATTTATTCATGACCCATCAAACCAACATCGGATTGCTTTGCAAAAAGATCAGCTTCTTGTAATGGATAATTGTAGAATATTTCACGGTAGAACTGAATTTAATAGTCAAGACAATAGACTCCTCCTTAGATTCTGGAATAAACGTATTGCTGTATAA
- a CDS encoding multinuclear nonheme iron-dependent oxidase, whose protein sequence is MMYYSGPDLGVGISYMSAIGQQILNNIEDFDFIEAYTERFFIREQNSKLKEILKHKPVVLHGLDLSLGSPEPVDRTYFDKLEQVINETPCHWYSDHISLTKIEQIEVGHLMPISFEDQNIETIVSKVQKLNQTIKKPFLLENITYYYQIPSSNMKEYEFISRILNEAECGMLLDLNNLYLNSLNHNYDPYEFLKNIPIERIVEIHLAGGSFKENMHVDTHANAIANEVWKLFEYAARTIPFRGVIIERDANFEPFSGIVDEARRAKSIIKKYKQPAKVLL, encoded by the coding sequence ATGATGTACTATTCAGGACCTGATCTTGGTGTCGGCATAAGTTACATGAGTGCAATTGGTCAGCAAATACTAAATAACATTGAAGATTTTGATTTTATTGAAGCATATACAGAACGTTTTTTTATCAGGGAACAAAATAGTAAATTAAAAGAGATTCTAAAACACAAGCCGGTTGTTCTGCATGGGTTAGACCTTTCTTTAGGTTCGCCTGAACCAGTCGATAGAACCTATTTTGATAAATTAGAACAAGTTATTAATGAAACACCGTGCCACTGGTACAGTGATCATATTAGCCTCACTAAAATTGAACAAATTGAAGTTGGACATTTAATGCCAATTAGTTTTGAGGATCAAAATATTGAAACGATAGTATCTAAGGTTCAAAAATTAAATCAAACTATTAAAAAACCTTTTTTACTAGAAAATATAACTTATTACTATCAAATACCCTCTTCCAATATGAAAGAGTATGAGTTTATTTCTAGAATTTTAAATGAAGCAGAATGCGGAATGCTTCTTGATTTAAATAACTTATATTTAAATTCTCTAAATCACAATTATGATCCTTATGAGTTTTTAAAAAATATACCTATTGAGCGAATTGTAGAGATACATCTAGCAGGCGGATCGTTTAAAGAAAACATGCATGTAGACACTCACGCTAACGCAATTGCTAATGAAGTTTGGAAATTATTTGAGTATGCAGCGCGTACAATACCTTTTCGAGGTGTAATTATTGAACGTGACGCTAATTTTGAACCGTTTTCAGGTATCGTTGACGAGGCTAGAAGAGCGAAGTCAATTATAAAAAAATATAAACAGCCTGCTAAAGTGTTACTGTGA